In the genome of Pontibacillus halophilus JSM 076056 = DSM 19796, one region contains:
- the rpmA gene encoding 50S ribosomal protein L27: MLLRLDLQFFSQKKGAGNTKNGRDSISKRLGAKRADGQLATAGAILYRQRGTKIYPGNNVGIGGDDTLFAKVDGVVKFERVGRNRKKVSVYPVAQEA; the protein is encoded by the coding sequence ATGCTACTTCGTCTAGATTTGCAATTCTTCTCTCAGAAGAAAGGTGCAGGTAACACGAAAAACGGTCGTGATTCCATTTCCAAGCGTTTAGGAGCTAAACGTGCGGACGGCCAACTCGCTACTGCAGGAGCAATCCTTTACCGCCAACGCGGTACGAAAATTTACCCAGGTAACAACGTGGGTATTGGTGGCGATGACACACTATTCGCTAAAGTTGACGGTGTGGTTAAGTTCGAACGCGTCGGACGTAACCGCAAGAAAGTTAGCGTATACCCTGTAGCTCAAGAAGCGTAA
- a CDS encoding Spo0B domain-containing protein, translated as MKADEVTYLLRHYRHDWMNQLQLIKGYASMDKLDKVKEKVNEIVTQSQQESHLMNLKADRVTLWILRFNTLHDQFRLTYTVEGQADLSSYDYTLSLALQSAFDTIQSNANEHSLYKGSIMFQLEDERRVSLSFTGDFLKRELDWKPLENLPMVDYTSYRNDDESTTYTILFDLNER; from the coding sequence ATGAAGGCGGATGAAGTGACTTACCTATTGCGTCATTACCGGCATGATTGGATGAACCAACTTCAGTTAATTAAAGGCTATGCCTCAATGGATAAGCTAGATAAGGTGAAAGAAAAAGTGAACGAGATTGTCACGCAGTCCCAACAAGAGTCGCATTTGATGAACCTAAAAGCAGACAGAGTGACCTTGTGGATACTTCGCTTTAACACTCTACATGATCAGTTTCGCCTTACCTATACGGTAGAGGGGCAGGCGGATCTTTCCTCATATGACTACACTCTTTCACTAGCACTCCAATCAGCTTTTGATACCATTCAAAGCAATGCGAATGAACATTCCTTGTATAAAGGAAGTATCATGTTTCAATTAGAAGATGAGCGTCGTGTGTCTCTTTCTTTCACAGGAGACTTCCTTAAGAGGGAATTAGATTGGAAACCTTTGGAGAATCTACCCATGGTCGACTACACTAGTTACAGAAACGACGACGAATCAACAACTTACACGATATTATTTGACCTTAATGAGAGGTGA
- a CDS encoding Rne/Rng family ribonuclease: protein MKHMYIHTLATEKWAVVTEGRDIVDLVVERPSKASLVGNIYQARVINVEKSLDAGFVDYGEEKFGFLKRTEIPEARQHGLPIEKAVHEGQALWVQVTKDAYDSKGAQVTANVTLPGRNMVYLPFGGYVAMSRKFQQEEREQLTSIFNEKLGDGEGLIVRTSAKDRDEDALLNELQQLRKDWEEITSTPNKKPPFIVYEDNEIPNRLLSRYRPEEIEGIFVDEAEIKQAIVSKYSEFPTPVLQSELEASLPISFTAIRERIVQRNVPLKNGAELIIDRTEAMTVMDVNTAKRTKTAHKGMNTLETNRLAATEAARQIRLRNLSGIIVIDFIDMKNEQERAQVIHTMKQELRKDRIRTEVYGFTRLGILELTRKRESVSLPLLFLEEWNSTVSAESHAYDWERELWSYRRNDQDVMLYEARPDVVEAFHNSIDLKKLQSHLYKEVYVLNNRESDVPYRIRYVGNKDSMKERPFYSDSAVDRML from the coding sequence ATGAAGCACATGTATATACACACCCTTGCCACAGAGAAGTGGGCAGTGGTAACAGAAGGGCGAGACATTGTAGACCTCGTTGTAGAGCGTCCTTCAAAAGCGAGTCTTGTAGGAAACATTTATCAGGCTCGGGTCATTAACGTTGAGAAAAGTTTGGACGCTGGGTTCGTAGATTATGGGGAAGAGAAGTTTGGGTTCTTAAAGCGCACTGAGATTCCAGAAGCTCGGCAACATGGACTACCCATTGAAAAGGCTGTTCATGAAGGTCAAGCTCTGTGGGTCCAAGTAACAAAAGATGCGTATGATTCAAAAGGCGCTCAAGTCACAGCTAATGTGACTTTACCTGGGCGCAATATGGTCTATCTTCCGTTTGGGGGATATGTAGCCATGTCTAGAAAGTTTCAGCAAGAAGAGCGCGAACAGCTTACATCTATCTTTAATGAGAAGTTGGGCGATGGAGAAGGACTTATTGTACGTACCTCTGCGAAAGATAGAGACGAAGATGCGCTGTTAAATGAGTTACAACAACTGAGGAAGGATTGGGAGGAGATTACTTCTACTCCTAACAAGAAGCCTCCATTTATCGTGTACGAGGATAACGAAATTCCAAACCGCTTATTGAGCAGGTATCGCCCTGAGGAGATAGAAGGAATCTTCGTAGATGAAGCGGAAATAAAGCAAGCTATTGTGAGCAAGTATTCTGAATTTCCAACACCAGTACTTCAAAGTGAATTAGAAGCATCGTTGCCAATCTCATTTACGGCTATTCGTGAACGGATTGTCCAACGGAATGTTCCGTTGAAGAATGGGGCAGAGCTTATCATTGACCGCACCGAAGCGATGACCGTCATGGATGTGAATACGGCGAAGCGGACAAAGACGGCTCACAAGGGGATGAACACACTTGAGACGAACCGTCTTGCTGCTACAGAAGCGGCCCGCCAAATTCGTCTTAGAAATCTATCTGGTATTATCGTCATTGATTTCATTGATATGAAGAATGAACAAGAGCGGGCACAAGTTATCCATACCATGAAACAGGAGTTGAGAAAGGATCGAATTCGTACGGAGGTGTATGGGTTTACAAGGCTCGGTATATTAGAGTTAACTAGGAAGCGAGAGTCTGTATCATTGCCCCTTCTCTTTCTCGAAGAATGGAATTCAACTGTTTCAGCAGAGTCCCATGCGTATGATTGGGAGCGAGAATTATGGTCGTATCGCCGCAACGACCAAGATGTGATGTTGTATGAAGCGCGCCCTGATGTAGTTGAAGCATTTCACAATTCCATAGACTTAAAAAAATTACAATCTCATCTTTACAAAGAAGTCTATGTACTGAATAATAGGGAAAGTGATGTTCCATATCGAATCCGCTATGTGGGCAATAAAGACAGCATGAAAGAACGTCCGTTTTACAGCGATTCCGCTGTTGACAGGATGTTATGA
- the rplU gene encoding 50S ribosomal protein L21, with translation MYAIIETGGKQIKVEEGQTIYVEKLEATDGESVKFDKVLVVGGDETKVGAPYVEGASVEASVEKTDRAKKITVFKYKPKKNYKRKQGHRQPYTKLTVNKING, from the coding sequence ATGTACGCTATTATTGAAACTGGTGGCAAGCAGATCAAAGTAGAAGAAGGTCAAACAATCTACGTTGAGAAGCTAGAAGCTACTGATGGTGAATCCGTTAAGTTCGACAAGGTACTTGTAGTAGGTGGCGACGAAACGAAAGTCGGCGCTCCTTACGTAGAAGGTGCTTCTGTAGAAGCTTCTGTTGAAAAAACAGACCGCGCTAAGAAGATCACTGTATTCAAATACAAGCCTAAGAAGAACTACAAGCGTAAACAAGGTCACCGTCAACCATACACGAAGCTTACTGTTAACAAAATTAACGGTTAA
- the minD gene encoding septum site-determining protein MinD, whose translation MGESIVITSGKGGVGKTTTTANLGTALALMGKKVCLVDTDIGLRNLDVVMGLENRIIYDIVDVIQERCKLKQALIKDKRFEELTLLPAAQTSDKTDLTPEGMLAIVQELKQDYDYILIDCPAGIEQGYKNAVAGADKAVVVTTPEKSSVRDADRIIGLLEQEEHIEPPRLIVNRIRNHMVQNGDMLDVDEIVNVLSIELLGIVADDDHVISASNSGEPVAFQPNTKASVAYRNIARRILGESVPLQSLDEDKGVLAKVKRFFGLRAK comes from the coding sequence ATGGGTGAGTCTATTGTAATCACATCAGGTAAAGGTGGCGTTGGAAAGACAACGACAACGGCCAATTTAGGTACTGCCTTAGCCTTAATGGGGAAAAAAGTGTGTCTGGTTGATACAGATATCGGCCTCAGAAATTTAGACGTTGTGATGGGCCTTGAAAATCGGATTATTTATGACATTGTTGATGTCATCCAAGAGCGATGCAAATTGAAGCAGGCGCTCATTAAAGATAAACGTTTTGAAGAGTTGACTTTGTTACCGGCAGCCCAAACAAGTGATAAAACAGACCTTACTCCAGAAGGAATGTTAGCGATTGTTCAAGAACTGAAGCAGGACTATGATTACATATTAATAGATTGTCCGGCGGGAATTGAGCAAGGGTATAAAAACGCAGTAGCAGGAGCGGACAAGGCGGTTGTCGTGACCACTCCTGAGAAATCATCTGTCCGTGATGCGGACCGAATTATCGGCCTTCTCGAGCAGGAGGAGCATATTGAACCTCCTCGCTTAATTGTAAACCGAATTCGCAACCACATGGTTCAGAATGGTGACATGCTTGATGTGGATGAGATTGTAAATGTCTTATCTATTGAATTATTAGGAATTGTAGCGGATGACGACCACGTGATTAGTGCTTCAAATAGCGGTGAGCCTGTGGCGTTTCAACCCAACACAAAGGCTTCAGTAGCTTACCGGAACATTGCTCGCCGAATCCTTGGAGAATCGGTGCCGCTTCAATCCTTAGATGAGGACAAAGGTGTGTTGGCTAAAGTGAAACGTTTCTTTGGTCTTCGCGCGAAATAG
- a CDS encoding site-2 protease family protein: protein MNNLKVFHIHPLMWFIVAVALMTGSFAQLVVIFSIVFIHELGHYGMALFFRWRIQSVMLWPFGGVMKTDEHHSRPFKEELFVVLSGPLQHVWMYGVIALLGVFQVFTDSLIQAMYTYNTVILLFNLLPIWPLDGGKLFFLVLSYLKPFPKAQQDVLVCSLFTLVTALALCTFVFPFTLNLVLLIAFLMWENWIEWKQRHYGFLRYLLRRHEERAERVKGIEPLYVPFDMTLTEIFQKFRRGMRHQIYVTTSDGNRVMLDENECMYAYFTLKRSQAKASDLVQWFGT, encoded by the coding sequence ATGAACAACCTTAAAGTATTTCACATTCATCCGCTTATGTGGTTCATCGTTGCGGTAGCATTGATGACCGGTTCCTTTGCGCAGTTAGTCGTCATCTTTTCAATTGTATTTATTCATGAATTGGGCCATTACGGAATGGCTCTTTTTTTTCGGTGGCGTATTCAATCGGTTATGCTTTGGCCTTTCGGTGGGGTCATGAAAACAGACGAACATCACTCGCGACCTTTCAAGGAGGAGCTGTTCGTCGTACTTAGTGGTCCTCTTCAACATGTATGGATGTATGGGGTTATCGCTTTACTTGGTGTGTTCCAAGTGTTTACGGATTCATTGATTCAAGCTATGTATACCTACAATACAGTCATCCTTTTGTTCAACCTTCTCCCAATATGGCCGTTGGATGGAGGGAAACTATTTTTCTTAGTGCTTTCATATCTGAAGCCATTTCCGAAAGCTCAACAGGATGTTCTAGTCTGTTCCTTGTTCACATTAGTGACGGCTTTAGCCTTGTGTACATTTGTGTTTCCGTTTACGTTAAATCTTGTTCTCCTCATTGCTTTTCTCATGTGGGAAAATTGGATAGAATGGAAACAACGCCATTACGGGTTTTTGCGGTATTTATTGCGGCGACATGAAGAACGGGCAGAACGGGTGAAAGGAATAGAGCCATTGTATGTCCCATTTGATATGACGCTCACTGAAATCTTCCAGAAATTCCGGCGTGGCATGCGACACCAAATCTATGTCACAACGTCTGATGGGAATCGCGTCATGCTTGATGAGAATGAATGCATGTATGCCTATTTCACATTAAAACGTTCTCAGGCGAAAGCATCGGATCTTGTTCAATGGTTTGGGACTTAG
- a CDS encoding ribosomal-processing cysteine protease Prp yields the protein MIEVTFTRKENSIVAFELSGHAESGPYGYDLVCAAVSAVSFGTVNAIVELCEFEPIIEQGGEGGYLLVELPKYLTATTQEKAQTLIEGMWVSLRTIERDYGQYITISSK from the coding sequence ATGATTGAAGTTACATTTACTCGCAAAGAAAATTCCATTGTAGCTTTCGAGCTTAGTGGACATGCAGAGAGTGGTCCTTATGGTTACGATCTAGTCTGCGCTGCTGTGTCTGCTGTTTCTTTTGGAACAGTGAACGCCATCGTAGAACTATGTGAATTTGAACCTATTATTGAGCAGGGAGGAGAAGGTGGATACCTTCTGGTAGAACTACCGAAATACCTTACTGCCACTACTCAAGAAAAGGCTCAAACCTTAATTGAGGGAATGTGGGTTTCATTGCGAACAATTGAACGTGACTATGGACAATATATTACCATCTCTTCAAAATAA
- a CDS encoding M23 family metallopeptidase: MKRDIRDVRKSIAKRKQVRGLNGKEEQKTIHPSHVSYLQEEERHGYMPFTTGEPDPTRAKDGKLVSTLLVQSVCAAVLFLGVATLFRSDVEFLEKPKLWAERTLTEDFQFATVNSWYEDKFGEPLTFLPNDQAQAPLPAQSSDTYALPVAGTITETFEMNGQGIVIETTQEEDIYATDEGVVTFAGKTETTDNTVIIQHADKSQSYYGYLSSINVHQYENVDQSTPIGKTTAGENGEQQHVYFAIKKGDQFIDPVKVMQVDEQP; this comes from the coding sequence ATGAAAAGGGATATTCGTGACGTTCGTAAAAGCATTGCGAAACGAAAGCAAGTACGCGGTCTAAACGGCAAGGAAGAACAGAAAACGATTCACCCTTCACACGTCTCCTACTTGCAAGAAGAAGAGAGGCATGGGTATATGCCATTTACAACAGGGGAGCCAGACCCAACTCGTGCAAAGGATGGGAAGCTTGTGTCTACGTTGCTCGTTCAATCCGTCTGTGCAGCAGTTCTGTTTTTAGGAGTGGCAACACTCTTTCGCTCTGATGTGGAGTTTCTTGAGAAGCCGAAATTATGGGCAGAGAGGACGCTGACAGAAGATTTTCAGTTTGCTACTGTGAATAGTTGGTACGAGGACAAATTTGGAGAACCGCTAACGTTCTTACCAAATGATCAAGCTCAAGCACCCCTCCCGGCTCAGTCATCCGATACGTATGCGCTCCCTGTAGCAGGAACAATCACCGAAACGTTCGAGATGAATGGGCAAGGGATTGTCATTGAAACAACTCAAGAAGAAGATATTTATGCGACAGATGAGGGCGTTGTCACGTTCGCTGGAAAGACAGAAACGACAGATAATACAGTCATAATTCAACATGCTGATAAGAGTCAGTCCTACTACGGCTATTTATCTAGCATTAACGTCCATCAATACGAGAATGTGGACCAGTCCACCCCAATTGGGAAGACAACGGCTGGTGAGAATGGAGAGCAACAACACGTCTACTTTGCCATTAAAAAAGGGGATCAGTTTATCGATCCAGTAAAGGTGATGCAGGTTGATGAACAACCTTAA